One genomic segment of Vagococcus intermedius includes these proteins:
- the metK gene encoding methionine adenosyltransferase, with protein MSEKHLFTSESVSEGHPDKVADQISDAILDALLAKDPMARVACETSVTTGLVLVFGEVTTSAYVDIQKVVRDTIKGIGYTRAKYGFDGDTCAVMVALDEQSPDIAQGVDESLEAREASESKEDIGAGDQGLMFGYACNETPELMPLPISLSHKLTHKLSELRKEDVLPYLRPDSKSQVTVEYDEQGQPLRVDAVVISTQHDEEVTLEQIQKDVKEKVIFDVIPADLLDGNTKYYINPTGRFVIGGPQGDSGLTGRKIIVDTYGGYARHGGGAFSGKDATKVDRSASYAARYIAKNVVAAKLADKCEVQLAYAIGVAQPVSISVETFGTEKIAKNDIIKAIRKNFDLRPAGIIDMLDLRKPVYQKTAAYGHFGRTDVDFTWEKTDKVEALLNSLAE; from the coding sequence ATGAGTGAAAAACATTTATTTACATCAGAATCAGTATCAGAAGGACATCCAGATAAGGTAGCAGATCAGATTAGTGACGCTATTTTGGATGCATTGTTAGCTAAAGACCCAATGGCTCGTGTGGCGTGTGAGACGTCAGTTACGACAGGTCTTGTTTTAGTTTTTGGAGAGGTGACAACTTCAGCCTATGTTGACATTCAAAAAGTTGTACGCGATACAATCAAAGGTATTGGTTATACGCGTGCTAAGTACGGCTTTGATGGTGATACATGTGCTGTAATGGTAGCATTGGATGAACAGTCACCAGACATTGCTCAAGGAGTAGATGAGTCTTTAGAAGCTCGTGAAGCATCAGAATCTAAGGAAGATATTGGAGCAGGTGATCAGGGCTTAATGTTTGGTTACGCTTGTAATGAAACACCAGAATTAATGCCATTACCAATTTCTTTAAGCCATAAATTAACTCACAAGTTATCTGAGTTAAGAAAAGAAGATGTTTTACCTTATTTACGTCCAGATTCTAAGTCTCAAGTAACTGTTGAATATGATGAGCAAGGACAGCCACTTAGAGTAGATGCCGTTGTAATCAGTACACAGCATGATGAAGAGGTAACATTAGAACAAATTCAAAAAGATGTGAAGGAAAAAGTTATTTTTGATGTAATTCCAGCTGATTTACTAGATGGGAATACTAAATATTATATCAATCCAACAGGTCGTTTTGTGATTGGAGGCCCACAAGGTGATTCAGGACTAACAGGTCGTAAGATCATCGTGGATACTTATGGCGGTTATGCTCGTCATGGTGGGGGAGCATTTTCTGGTAAGGATGCTACAAAGGTAGATCGTTCTGCTAGTTATGCAGCTCGCTATATTGCTAAAAATGTTGTTGCAGCAAAACTTGCTGATAAATGTGAAGTCCAATTAGCTTATGCAATTGGTGTGGCACAGCCAGTTTCTATTTCAGTTGAAACATTTGGAACTGAAAAAATTGCTAAAAATGATATAATTAAAGCAATCCGTAAAAACTTTGATTTACGTCCCGCAGGTATTATTGATATGCTTGATTTGAGAAAACCAGTTTATCAAAAAACAGCTGCATATGGACATTTTGGTCGTACAGATGTTGACTTCACTTGGGAAAAAACCGATAAGGTTGAAGCTCTTTTGA